tggaggtgataaaattcaaggagttgaatttacaatttatataataaattcaaatgttgaatttataatgagtttaatttattaaactcaaaagttgagtttattaaatattaaattaaaatctatagttaacttaattaattgtattaattaagtaaatgatgGATTAAAGAAATAATAAGGATTTTATATTCTTATTTGCACACCTTTCGAAAGTTTGGTCAATGATTTGAAAGAGAAAAAGGACTTTGAGTTGGCATGTAATTTTAGAATCTTTAATTACCTTAATTAAtgagattaattaagtaaatataAGATTAGAAGATGATAAGATTTTTGAATCTTATTTTACGTGTACATGCATCCAAAAAGATTTTTGATAGAGATCAATTTAGAATCTTTCGGCTCCTCCCAATTCATTCACGTtgctttcaaaataaaaatgctCTCGGCCATTAAAATTTCTCAAAATTGgttttgaaccattttttattttggatctctacgcaaaagttcttctaaatttctagtgcaatttagaagaggaacaaatattccagtcgtggaccggattaagagatccaagaaatttcgtagggattcatcaagagcttaTCCGttcataccggattagttggggccaagtgatttaattcacaaatatataatctttaacatcctatgaatatttatgataaaaacGTATGAGCGTCCAAACAATGTCTTTAATGTCAAAatctaaaaatttttaaaacttccattGCGTTTGGGCGCGTAGAAAACCCAGATCCAACATTCACTACATCATCCACTGATGTAAGTTACATCGCCAACGGCTGTTGCATTTGAATTGGAGATGGAGATGCAGTGGCATAGAAATAAGGTATAGGCCCTTCTGTCTGGTTAGAATGGTGACAGATTGAGTTGTAGGGATTACATATATAGATGGAATTTCACCAGCTTGCGTGGATGGAGGTCCGACTGGAGTTCCCTCAGTAAGTATCTAAATCTCTTAAATCAGTGGTGTTGCGGTTAGATTTTGAACTTCTTGTCCAGCCATTTCATTGTTCAACTGATCGGCTGGCTGCTAGAACTTATCTTCATCATCTGGGACTGACAGCTCATGCTCATGCCTTTTGTACTTTCACAATCATAGAGATGGATAATGCATCCATATCTACACGCTGAATTTCCAAAGCATCATCTCTTTCTCGAGGGATATAGGCATCAAAGTGATGCAAGAAAAAAACTGAAGGAGATATATTAAAACAAACTGAAGGAGCAGAGGATAAATATGCTTATTCCTTATTCATTGATAAACAAACAACCTATATATATAGACTAATACATAACTGAAACTAACGTTTAAAACAAACTCATATAGACTAGGTAAATGAAAACAAACTCACTGGTACTCCTAAAGACTAGGACAACCGAAACATGTAAAAACAAATAGGTTAAATTTTCTCAACATTCCCTCCCTTGAACTGATGTTCCACACATCCAGTTTAATAAGAGTTGGTGTTTGAAGCTCCATTCCTCAAGTTGAAACAATTGAATCACAAACACCAAGTAATTTTCTGAGCTTCTGAAATGAAGGAAATTTGAGAGGCTTGGTTAGAATATCTGCAATCTGGTCTTCACTTCTACAGTAAACAAGGCTAATGACTTCATCATTTGTGAGATCCCTCAAAAAATGATACTTCACATCTATGTGCTTGCTTCGACCATGTAAAACTGGATTTTTTGAAAGCTTTATTGCTGAACTATTGTCACAATAAATCTGAGTTGGTCCATCATCTTTGAAATGCAGCTCTTTAAGGATTTTCTTTAGCCAAATAGCTTGACAAGCACAAGCTGCTGTAGCAAAAAATTCAGCTTCGGTGGATGATAATGTGACAATAGGTTGCTTCTTTGATGACCATGAAACAGCTCCTGTCCCCATCATGAAAACATAACCAGATGTGCTTTTTCGATCATCTGAATCGCCTGCATAATCACTATCTGTGAAGCCAAACAGATTTGGCATGAAAACTCCCCACTATTTGTTTGTAAAGAGTGTCATCAACCTTTTTTCCTTCATTTTCCCTTTTTAGCTTTACTCCAAACTCAGATGGAGTATTTACAGGATTACAATCCTTCATCTGAAACTTGTCCAAGATTTCTCGAACATATTTCTTTTGAGAAATAAAAATTCCAACAGAGGACTGCACTACTTCGATGCCAAGAAAGTAATGCATCATACCAAGATCAGACATCTCAAATTCATCCATCATTGATTTCTTAAAGTTTTCAAACATGGTTATATTATTTCCAGTGTAGATTAAATCATCTACATATAGGCAAGCAATGAGCATTTTTCTTCCATCTTCAATCTTTATGAAAAGTGTATGTTCATAAGGACATTTTTTAAATCCTTCTTTCAAAAAATAAGTTTCTATACGATTATACCAAGCCCTTGGAGCTTGTTTTAATCCATATAGAgctttctttaatttatacacTTTATGCTCATTGCCAAGTTTTACATAACCAGGAGGTTGATCGATGAATACCTCTTTTTTCAAATCTCCATGGAGGAATGCTGATTTTACGTCCAGCTGGAAGATAGGCCATGAGTTTTGAGCCGCCATAGCAATCACTAGTCTAATTGTATCATGCCTTGCAACTGGAGCAAACACTTCTTTATAATCAACACCAAACTCTTGCTTATAGCCTTTGGCTACCAAACGTGCTTTGTGCTTGTTGACCTCTCCATTCTCCTTTAACTTTGTCTTGTAAACCCATTTTACACCAAATGTCTTATGCCCTTTTTGAAGGTCACATAACTCCCATGTATCATTTCTTTCAATAGCTGTAATTTCTGCATCCATTGCCTTTCTCCATTTTGATTCTTTGACAGCCACTTCAAAGATTGTAGGATCACAATCTGAAAATAGAGCAAAGTGTGTAAGTGAATCTTCATCTTGATCAAATCCAGTTACCTCATAATTAGTCATCCATGCTGGCCTTCTTCGAACACGTTGAGGCCTTTGTGATTCAGCTGCAAGTGGGTTTTGATCAGTTACTGGAACATTTTGTGTGACTTAATCTTCTTGCTCATTCTCCATAGGCTGCTGCCATTTCTCTTCATCATCAAAATCTGCTAGATTGTTTTCTTTAAAGCCATTTTGACTCCATGACCAAGTGGCTTTTTCATCAAATATCACATCACGGCTGATGACAATTTTCATGGTGCTAGGATTGTATAGTTTATAAGCTTTTGACGTATCACTAACACCAAGAAAAATGCATTTTTCTCCTTTATTATCTAGCTTCCTCCTTTTTTCATCCGGAATATGGACATAAGCAATACACCCAAAAATCCGAAAATGATCTACAGCAGGTTTCCTTCCACTCCATGCTTCCTCTGGTGTCATATTTTGAACAGCAAGAGTGGGACTTCTGTTTAATATATGGATGCTCCAATTCACTGCTTCGGGCCAAAAGTTTTTTTGAATGCCACTTGTTGTCAAAAGGCTTCGCACCATATTCATAATAGTGTGGTTCTTCCTCTCGCATACACCATTTTGTTGTGGTGTATAAGCTGCTGTGAGTTGTCTCTTTATTCCATGGTTCTCACAAAAAATTGCAAATTCATGTGAGTTATATTCCCCGCCGCGATCCGTGCGAAGAACTTTTATTGGGTTGCCAACTTATTTTTCAACAAGTGCTTTGTAACTTTTAAAAACCATAAGAGCTTCAGATTTGTCTTGCAAAAAATAAACCCATGTCTTGCGACTATAATCATCAATGAAGGTGATTAAATATCTTTTACCTCCATTAGAATGTGGTGTTATTGGCCCACAAATGTCAGAATGAACAAGCTCCAATGCCTTCTTTGCCCTCCAGGATTTTCCTTGTGGGAATTGATTACGGTGTTGTTTGCTAACAACACATTCTTCACAAACTTGAGACGAAGTTGTAATTTGAGGAAGCCCTGTCACCATGTTCTTTTGTTGTAGCGTTTTCAATCCGCTAAAATTCAGATGACCGTAGCGAAAATGTCATAGCCATGCCTCATCTTCTAATTTTGCTGAGAAGCATGAATGAGTAGTGTTGTGGAGATAAAGTGGGACATGTTAACTTGAGCAATTAAGCCCAACTTTGCATCTTGAATTTGACATACTCCATCTTTGATCAAAATCTCATATCCTTTTTCTTGTAGTTGTCCCACACTAAGCAAGTTGGTCTTTAAATCTGGCACCAAAAGAACATTTGCGATAGTGTGGGTTGAATTTCCTTTGGTTTGGATTGTTACCTTTCCTTTTCCCATAACCGAAATTTTAGAATTGTCACCAAACTTGACAGAGCTGCGAAATGATTCATCCAATTCAGAAAACGCCTCCTTCTCTCCACACATGTGGTTGCTGCAACCAGTGTCTAAATACCACATGTTTTGTTGAGTTTCTTCCTTCACATGACACACCATCAAAAGAGACAcctcttcttctttttctgCAAAGTTAGTTTGACCTACACTTTGTTTGTTCAAATCAGTTTGACATTCTGATTTATAATGGCCATACCTATGACATCTGAAACATTCAACATTGGACTTGTCTATTGACTTTGATCTGTAAGATGTTGGATGGTGGCCTCCACGTCCTCTACCTCTTCCTTGAAATTGACTCTCttgatgatgatgattttgTTGTTGGTTCCCACGATCATTGTAGTTTCTTCCTCCTCTACCTCTTCCTCTTCCTCTTCCCCGTCCTCTATCAGCTTTACTAGGTGTGGAGTGAAATTCTGATAGAGATTTCAATGCTTGTTCTTCTTTTTCTTGCTGGTTAATTTTTTGCTCATGAACTAACAAAGAACTTTGTAATTCGTCAATTGACAGTAAACCAACATCATTTGCTTCTTCTATAGCACGGacaacaaaattaaattttggtGTCAAGGATCGAAGAATCTTCTCTACAATAAGAACATCTTCAGTCTTGTCGCCATGGATCCGTATCTTGTTAACGATTGCCATCGTTCTTGAGAAATAATCTGTAACTAATTCTCCCGATTTCATTCGAAGTATTTTGAACTCCGAACGAAGTGCTTGAAGCTGCTGCCTCTTTGCTCTTGCTGTACCTTGGTATTTCTTCTTCATGGAATCCCAAATATGCTTGGCCGTGTCTTTGCAAAGAATGGTTTCCAAGATTGAGCGATCAATAGCTTGGAAGAGATAATTCTTTGCTTTAAGATCCTTTAGTTTCAGCCCTTCAAGCTCTGCCTTTTGTGCATCTGTCAACACAACATTTGTTGCTGGTTCTGCTACTCTAGAGACAACAACCATCCAATATTCTTTGGACCTCAAAAGGATCTCCATGAGCATGCTCCAATGATCATAATGACCATCAAAGCGTGGAATGGCTGCCTGTACAAAACTTTCGGAAGCCATCAATTTGGAAATCAaccaagctctgataccactgatGCAAGAAAAAAATTGAAGGAGATATATTAAAACAAACTGAAGGAATTGAGGATAAATATGCTTATTCCTTATTCATTGATAAACAAACAACCTATATATATAGACTAATACATAACTGAAACTAACGTTTAAAACAAACTCCTATAGACTAGGTAAATGAAAACAAACTCACTGGTACTCCTAAAGACTAGGACAACCGAAACATGTAAAAACAAATAGATTAAATTTTCTCAACACAAAGTTCTCTATTTTTCTGCCTAGCAAACTCTCTCAGAGTTACATCTCAACGAAGTCTCGCTGCTCCATACCTTCAGAAATAAAATCAGCTTATGCCCATGTCAAGATCTTATCCTCCAGATCTGCAACGTCTTTCAGCTTTCTCTCTGCTTGGATTACGGAGAAATGGACCATTTTACTTTAAACAACCCATGTATCAAACATTCCGAGTCGTTCTTTTGCAAATTCATCAATGCACTACATAGAATCTTTGATGGCAGCTTTAGAACAGGACAACTTAGGTTCCTCGATCAGTATTCCCATGCCCTCGGGTCAATAGTGGGCAGGCCAGATTTGGTGGCCATTTCCCCTTTTCCACAATCTTAACTATAaaaatggttaagttgaatattgatgatattgatgtggtgagagagtttgctgatgtttttgatgatgatgtgccgggtttaccgccggacagagatgtggagtttgtgattgatctagttccaggtacg
The Primulina eburnea isolate SZY01 chromosome 5, ASM2296580v1, whole genome shotgun sequence genome window above contains:
- the LOC140833169 gene encoding uncharacterized protein — protein: MASESFVQAAIPRFDGHYDHWSMLMEILLRSKEYWMVVVSRVAEPATNVVLTDAQKAELEGLKLKDLKAKNYLFQAIDRSILETILCKDTAKHIWDSMKKKYQGTARAKRQQLQALRSEFKILRMKSGELVTDYFSRTMAIVNKIRIHGDKTEDVLIVEKILRSLTPKFNFVVRAIEEANDVGLLSIDELQSSLLVHEQKINQQEKEEQALKSLSEFHSTPSKADRGRGRGRGRGRGGRNYNDRGNQQQNHHHQESQFQGRGRGRGGHHPTSYRSKSIDKSNVECFRCHRYGHYKSECQTDLNKQSVGQTNFAEKEEEVSLLMVCHVKEETQQNMWYLDTGCSNHMCGEKEAFSELDESFRSSVKFGDNSKISVMGKGKVTIQTKGNSTHTIANVLLVPDLKTNLLSVGQLQEKGYEILIKDGVCQIQDAKLGLIAQVNMSHFISTTLLIHASQQN